The following proteins are encoded in a genomic region of Ailuropoda melanoleuca isolate Jingjing chromosome 10, ASM200744v2, whole genome shotgun sequence:
- the ITGAL gene encoding integrin alpha-L isoform X5, whose protein sequence is MRQLTNTFGAINYVATKVFRQDLGARPDATKVLIIITDGEATDHVNIDSAKDIIRYIIGIGKHFATKESQERLHELASKPAKDFVKILDTFEKLKDLFTELQKKIYVIEGTSKQDLTSFNMELSSSGISADLSRGRGIVGAVGAKDWAGGFLDLKADLQVDQFVGNEPLTPEARAGYLGYTVTWLPFQRLPSLMAAGAPRYQHVGRVLLFQEAKVTGHWKQVQKIDGSQIGSYFGGELCGIDMDQDGETELLLIGAPLFYGEQRGGRVFIYQKKQLGFKVVSELQGNPGYPLGRFGAAIAALTDINGDGLVDVAVGAPLEEQGAVYVFNGQHGGLSPQPSQRIEGTQVFSGIRWFGRSIHGVKDLGGDGLTDVAVGAEGRVIMLSSRPVVDILTQISFSPAEIPVQEVECSYSTSNKKKEGVNITVCFQVKPLTVQFQGLLAANLAYTLQLDGHRTRSRGLFPGGRHELSRNTEVTGDLSCTKFWFHFPVCIQDLISPINVSLNYSLWEEEGTPRDEHEQGKDVALILRPSPHAETKEIPFEKNCGEDKKCEANLEVSFSSAGSGVLRLTPSASLSVELMLKNLKEDAYWVHLNLSFPRGLSFRKVEVLKPHSQIPVSCEELPQVSKLLTRTLSCNVSSPIFKAGSGVAIQVMFHMLLNSSWGDLVELHANVSCDNEDSDILGNNVATTSIPVLYPINILTEDKENSTLYVSFTPKGPKNQTVKHFYQVRIQPSVYDHNVPALEAVVGVPGPHSEGPITHKWSVEMVPPVSCHPEDLETLPDVAEPCLPRTKFHCPLVFKEEILVQVTGTVELVEEIKAPFTLSLCSSLSVSFDSSKHFHLYGSNASLAQVVMKVDIVYEKEMLHVYVLSGIGGLLLLLVIFAILHKFGFFKRNLKEKMEASAEAFSGIPLEDSEEPVSREEAGDPGCLEPLHEEEAQDAGTKD, encoded by the exons GACAAAGGTGTTCCGGCAAGACCTGGGGGCCCGGCCAGATGCCACCAAAGTGCTTATCATCATCACTGACGGGGAAGCCACTGACCATGTCAACATTGACTCAGCCAAAGATATCATCCGCTACATCATTGGG ATTGGAAAGCATTTTGCGACCAAGGAAAGTCAGGAAAGGCTCCACGAACTTGCCTCAAAACCCGCGAAGGACTTCGTAAAGATTCTGGACACGTTTGAGAAGCTTAAAGATCTGTTCACTGAACTGCAAAAGAAGATCTATGTCATTGAGG GCACAAGCAAACAGGACCTGACATCCTTCAACATGGAGCTGTCATCCAGTGGAATCAGCGCTGACCTCAGCCGT GGCCGTGGCATCGTGGGGGCGGTCGGAGCCAAGGACTGGGCTGGGGGCTTTCTGGACCTGAAGGCTGACCTGCAGGTTGATCAATTTGTTGGGAACGAACCGCTCACACCAGAAGCGAGAGCAGGGTATTTGG GTTACACAGTGACCTGGCTGCCCTTCCAAAGGCTCCCTTCACTGATGGCCGCTGGAGCCCCCCGATACCAGCATGTGGGGCGGGTGCTGCTGTTCCAGGAAGCAAAGGTCACAGGACACTGGAAACAAGTCCAGAAAATCGACGGGAGCCAG ATTGGCTCTTACTTCGGTGGCGAGCTGTGTGGCATTGACATGGACCAAGATGGGGAGACAGAGCTGCTGCTGATCGGAGCGCCCTTGTTCtatggggagcagagaggaggccgGGTGTTTATCTACCAGAAAAAACAG CTGGGCTTCAAAGTGGTCTCAGAACTGCAGGGGAATCCTGGCTACCCACTTGGGCGATTTGGAGCAGCGATTGCGGCCCTGACGGACATCAACGGGGATGGGCTGGTGGACGTGGCGGTGGGGGCCCCTCTGGAGGAGCAGGGGGCCGTGTACGTCTTCAACGGGCAGCACGGGGGGCTGAGCCCCCAGCCGAGCCAG CGGATAGAAGGGACCCAGGTGTTCTCAGGAATTCGATGGTTTGGACGCTCCATCCACGGGGTGAAAGACCTCGGAGGAGACGGCCTGACAGATGTGGCTGTGGGAGCTGAGGGCCGGGTGATCATGCTCAG CTCCCGGCCTGTGGTGGACATCCTCACGCAGATATCCTTCTCCCCGGCGGAGATCCCAGTGCAGGAAGTGGAATGCTCCTATTCAACCAGtaacaagaagaaagaaggagtTAACATCACAGTCTGTTTCCAGGTCAAGCCTCTCACCGTCCAATTTCAAG ggctcctggctgccAACCTCGCTTACACTCTGCAGCTCGATGGCCACCGGACCAGAAGCCGGGGGCTGTTCCCAGGAGGGAGACATGAACTCAGTAGGAACACAGAGGTCACTGGAGACCTGTCCTGCACCAAGTTCTGGTTCCACTTCCCG GTATGCATTCAAGACCTCATCTCTCCCATCAACGTCTCCCTAAATTACTCTCTctgggaggaagaagggacaCCGAGGGACGAACATGAG CAGGGCAAGGACGTAGCTCTCATCCTGAGACCCTCGCCACACGCGGAGACCAAGGAG ATCCCTTTTGAGAAGAACTGCGGCGAGGACAAGAAGTGTGAAGCGAACCTAGAGGTGTCATTCTCCTCTGCAGG ATCCGGAGTCTTGCGTCTGACCCCCTCAGCCAGCCTCTCCGTGGAGCTGATGCTGAAGAACCTGAAAGAAGACGCGTACTGGGTCCACCTCAACCTGAGCTTCCCCCGGGGACTCTCCTTCCGCAAAGTGGAGGTGCTCAAG ccccacagccagATACCTGTGAGCTGCGAGGAGCTCCCTCAGGTATCCAAGCTTCTGACCAGGACCCTCTCTTGCAACGTGAGCTCTCCCATCTTTAAAGCAGGCAGCGGG gTTGCCATCCAGGTGATGTTTCATATGCTGCTGAACAGCTCCTGGGGGGACTTGGTCGAGCTGCACGCCAATGTGAGCTG TGACAATGAGGACTCAGACATCTTGGGGAACAACGTGGCCACCACCAGCATCCCCGTCCTGTACCCCATCAACATCCTCACCGAAGA CAAGGAAAACTCCACACTGTATGTCAGCTTCACCCCCAAGGGTCCCAAGAACCAAACTGTCAAACACTTCTACCAG GTGAGGATTCAGCCTTCCGTCTACGACCACAACGTGCCTGCCCTGGAGGCCGTGGTTGGGGTGCCAGGGCCTCACAGCGAGGGGCCCATCACACACAAGTGGAGCGTGGAGATG GTGCCTCCTGTGAGCTGCCATCCTGAGGATCTGGAGACGCTGCCCGATGTGGCTGAG CCTTGTTTGCCCAGAACCAAGTTCCACTGCCCACTTGTCTTCAAGGAGGAGATCCTCGTCCAAGTGACCGGGACGGTGGAGCTGGTGGAAGAGATCAAG GCCCCGTTCACGCTCagcctctgcagctccctctccGTGTCCTTCGACAGCAGCAAGCACTTCCACCTCTACGGCAGCAACGCCTCCCTGGCCCAG gtcGTCATGAAGGTGGACATCGTCTATGAGAAGGAAATGCTCCACGTCTACGTGCTGAGCGGCATCGGGGGACTCTTGCTGCTGCTGGTGATTTTCGCCATACTCCACAAG TTTGGCTTCTTCAAACGGAATCTGAAGGAGAAGATGGAGGCCAGTGCTGAAGCTTTCAGTGGGATCCCTCTAGAAGACTCAGAGGAGCCAGTGTccagggaagaggctggggacCCAGGCTGCCTGGAGCCCCTGCACGAGGAGGAGGCCCAGGATGCAGGCACCAAAGACTGA